One region of Aeromicrobium sp. Sec7.5 genomic DNA includes:
- a CDS encoding acetyl/propionyl/methylcrotonyl-CoA carboxylase subunit alpha: MSTPPLRKVLIANRGEIAVRVIRAAKDAGIGSVAVYAEPDRDALFVRLADEAYSLEGATPAESYLSIEKIIAVAKKSDADSIHPGYGFLAENAEFAQAVIDAGLIWIGPPPSAIENLGDKAKAKQIALKANAPLAPGTKDAVKDVDEVLAFADEAGLPVAIKAVFGGGGRGLKVARTREEIPGAYESAVREAVSAFGRGECLVEKFLDKPRHVETQCLADSHGNVVVVSTRDCSLQRRHQKLVEEAPAPFLTDDQLERLYSSSKAILTEAGYVGAGTCEFLVAADGTISFLEVNTRLQVEHPVSEEVTGLDLVREMFRIAAGEELGYGDPEIIGHSIEFRINAEDGGRGFLPAPGTLTAWEPPSGPGVRVDSGYVNGETIPGAFDSLVAKLIVTGRTRQQAIERSRRALDEFVVDGMPTVIPFHRDVLDNPAYNATNPDGSEGSFDVYTTWIETDYDNQLEPYVASGAEADEPAARERVVVEVGGKRIEVVLPGSLGVTAAASGGAKKSKRKSGGGAGAAVSGDSLTSPMQGTVVKLAVEEGQEVAEGDLVVVIEAMKMEQPINAHKAGVITSLAAEVGATIGAGAVVTDIKDSDA; encoded by the coding sequence GTGAGCACCCCCCCGTTGCGCAAAGTCCTGATCGCCAACCGTGGCGAGATTGCCGTCCGCGTGATCCGAGCGGCGAAGGACGCCGGCATCGGTTCCGTCGCCGTCTACGCCGAGCCGGACCGTGACGCGCTGTTCGTGCGCCTCGCGGACGAGGCCTACTCCCTCGAGGGAGCGACGCCGGCCGAGTCCTACCTGTCGATCGAGAAGATCATCGCCGTCGCGAAGAAGAGCGACGCCGACAGCATCCACCCCGGCTACGGCTTCCTGGCCGAGAACGCCGAGTTCGCCCAGGCCGTGATCGACGCCGGGCTGATCTGGATCGGCCCGCCGCCGTCCGCGATCGAGAATCTCGGTGACAAGGCCAAGGCCAAGCAGATCGCCCTGAAGGCGAACGCCCCGCTCGCGCCCGGCACCAAGGACGCCGTCAAGGACGTCGACGAGGTCCTCGCGTTCGCCGACGAGGCGGGCCTGCCCGTCGCCATCAAGGCGGTTTTCGGTGGTGGCGGTCGCGGTCTGAAGGTCGCCCGAACCCGCGAGGAGATCCCGGGCGCCTACGAGTCCGCCGTCCGCGAGGCCGTGTCGGCCTTCGGCCGCGGCGAGTGCCTCGTCGAGAAGTTCCTCGACAAGCCGCGCCACGTCGAGACCCAGTGCCTGGCCGACAGCCACGGCAACGTCGTCGTCGTGTCGACGCGTGACTGCTCGCTGCAGCGCCGTCATCAGAAGCTCGTCGAGGAGGCGCCCGCGCCGTTCCTGACCGACGACCAGCTCGAGCGTCTCTACTCGTCGTCGAAGGCGATCCTCACGGAGGCCGGCTACGTCGGCGCCGGCACGTGCGAGTTCCTCGTCGCGGCCGACGGCACGATCAGCTTCCTCGAGGTCAACACCCGCCTGCAGGTCGAGCACCCGGTCTCCGAGGAGGTCACCGGCCTCGACCTGGTGCGCGAGATGTTCCGCATCGCCGCGGGCGAGGAGCTCGGCTACGGCGACCCCGAGATCATCGGCCACTCGATCGAGTTCCGGATCAACGCCGAGGACGGCGGCCGTGGGTTCCTGCCCGCGCCCGGCACCCTCACGGCCTGGGAGCCGCCGAGCGGCCCCGGCGTCCGCGTCGACTCCGGCTACGTCAACGGCGAGACCATCCCGGGCGCGTTCGACTCGCTCGTGGCCAAGCTCATCGTCACCGGCCGTACGCGCCAGCAGGCCATCGAGCGCTCGCGCCGCGCCCTCGACGAGTTCGTCGTCGACGGCATGCCGACCGTCATCCCGTTCCACCGCGACGTCCTCGACAACCCGGCCTACAACGCCACCAACCCCGATGGCAGCGAAGGCTCCTTCGACGTCTACACGACGTGGATCGAGACCGACTACGACAACCAGCTCGAGCCGTACGTCGCCTCCGGCGCCGAGGCCGACGAGCCCGCCGCCCGTGAGCGGGTCGTCGTCGAGGTCGGCGGCAAGCGCATCGAGGTCGTGCTGCCCGGCTCGCTCGGCGTCACCGCTGCAGCGTCCGGCGGTGCCAAGAAGTCGAAGCGGAAGTCCGGCGGCGGCGCCGGTGCAGCCGTCTCGGGCGACTCGCTGACGTCGCCGATGCAGGGCACCGTCGTCAAGCTCGCGGTCGAAGAGGGCCAGGAGGTCGCCGAGGGCGACCTGGTCGTCGTGATCGAGGCCATGAAGATGGAGCAGCCCATCAACGCCCACAAGGCCGGCGTCATCACGAGCCTCGCGGCCGAGGTCGGCGCCACGATCGGGGCCGGTGCGGTCGTCACCGACATCAAGGACTCCGACGCCTGA
- a CDS encoding N-acetylmuramoyl-L-alanine amidase → MRRTRRATLLRFVPLLAVTTLVAALLVAVTFSQLRTEDTAGTPAEVEKSEFDVTPEQDREPYTAEDAALVAVADPTVETIQDGVIVAELAPHDLPGFELLGVTWTDGVPADVAEVQVRWQQDGSWSDWTILDPESQEVEGGIPGTEPKWVGPSQAAQARIIASDDIDPAGLTLVTVASGESPTLTQAAATQPNIISRASWGARAYGGSGCGSAPSNGTFKGTIVHHTAGSNNYSAAQSAGIVRSAQAYHMDGQRWCDIGYNFLIDRYGQTFEGRAGGITKTPYGAHAGNSAVNASTTGVSLMGEFTSAVPPDAMKNALVQLVAWRHSLFGTPAKGRYTNGSVTIHRIDGHRSVKSTACPGQQVFNWINAAGGLRDQVEQAMSADLVRTAASPTVYLVDSGTKYPLSGGVAYNELASALGPARVRPDAEINALANGAVTGSVLRNASTGYIAKIEQGQAHPFPDCATVTLWTGGCGAVTNVSSSLMNRFSVGAPMSAWFGVGTSKSPQIGYFTSGSGAQPLTDLRAAQIAGFPGWAGRLDEQRYATLTKAQASSSYLVRTRDSSVVYLVDAGQRWQLADYTEYVKLASALGPVQISAPSHVSTAQDRGTTAAILRNLATGYIGSIEGGQRHPFPDCATVTLWAGSCGAVTNVSDALMSIVPEGAPMSRWFIVEGGAQWGALESPTSARYYPSQSEATSAGLPAFASTVSGPRAAGISAIATTGLVKSSSSADVYLTDGSSRWILDGMTTYRQLVSAYGSVRTVSAGDLAALPARGTTGAILRNATTGYIALVQDGQLHPFPDCATAALWMGSCGAATNVSSVLMSSLAVGAPMSAWFRVDGATTVGRLTTPSRAVVYPNAGAAPGIPAWVASLSPARYATLGR, encoded by the coding sequence TCTCGCAGCTGCGCACTGAAGACACGGCCGGTACGCCCGCCGAGGTCGAGAAGAGCGAGTTCGACGTGACCCCGGAGCAGGACCGCGAGCCGTACACGGCCGAGGACGCCGCGCTCGTGGCCGTCGCCGACCCCACGGTCGAGACCATCCAGGACGGCGTCATCGTCGCGGAGCTCGCCCCCCACGACCTGCCCGGCTTCGAGCTGCTGGGCGTGACGTGGACCGACGGTGTCCCCGCGGACGTCGCCGAGGTGCAGGTCCGCTGGCAGCAGGACGGGAGCTGGTCCGACTGGACGATCCTCGACCCGGAGTCGCAGGAGGTCGAGGGCGGCATCCCCGGGACCGAGCCGAAGTGGGTCGGACCGTCACAGGCCGCGCAGGCGCGCATCATCGCGAGCGACGACATCGACCCGGCCGGTCTCACGCTGGTCACGGTGGCGTCCGGCGAGTCGCCCACGCTCACCCAGGCCGCGGCCACGCAGCCGAACATCATCTCGCGTGCCTCCTGGGGCGCCCGTGCCTACGGAGGCTCCGGCTGCGGGTCCGCACCGTCCAACGGCACGTTCAAGGGCACGATCGTCCACCACACCGCCGGCAGCAACAACTACTCCGCCGCGCAGTCCGCCGGCATCGTCCGGTCCGCGCAGGCGTACCACATGGACGGCCAGCGGTGGTGCGACATCGGCTACAACTTCCTGATCGACCGCTACGGCCAGACCTTCGAGGGCCGTGCGGGCGGGATCACCAAGACCCCCTACGGCGCCCACGCCGGCAACTCCGCGGTCAACGCCAGCACGACCGGTGTGTCGCTCATGGGCGAGTTCACCAGCGCGGTCCCGCCGGACGCGATGAAGAACGCCCTGGTGCAGCTCGTCGCGTGGCGGCACTCGCTGTTCGGCACGCCGGCCAAGGGCCGGTACACGAACGGCAGCGTCACGATCCACCGGATCGACGGGCACCGGAGCGTCAAGTCCACCGCCTGTCCCGGCCAGCAGGTCTTCAACTGGATCAATGCCGCCGGCGGCCTGCGCGACCAGGTCGAGCAGGCCATGTCGGCCGATCTCGTCCGGACCGCCGCGTCGCCCACGGTCTACCTCGTCGACAGCGGCACGAAGTACCCGCTGTCGGGCGGCGTCGCGTACAACGAGCTCGCGAGCGCCCTCGGGCCCGCGCGGGTCCGGCCCGACGCCGAGATCAACGCCCTGGCCAACGGCGCCGTGACCGGCTCGGTGCTCCGCAACGCCTCGACCGGCTACATCGCCAAGATCGAGCAGGGACAGGCCCACCCGTTCCCGGACTGCGCCACGGTCACGCTCTGGACCGGGGGCTGCGGGGCCGTCACGAACGTCTCGAGCTCGCTCATGAACCGGTTCTCCGTGGGCGCTCCCATGAGCGCCTGGTTCGGGGTCGGCACCTCCAAGAGCCCGCAGATCGGGTACTTCACCTCGGGCTCCGGTGCTCAGCCGCTCACCGACCTGCGTGCCGCACAGATCGCCGGGTTCCCCGGCTGGGCCGGCCGGCTGGACGAGCAGCGGTACGCGACCTTGACCAAGGCGCAGGCGTCCTCCTCCTACCTGGTCCGCACGCGTGACTCCTCCGTCGTCTACCTGGTCGACGCCGGCCAGCGTTGGCAGCTCGCGGACTACACCGAGTACGTCAAGCTCGCCTCGGCGCTGGGTCCGGTGCAGATCAGCGCGCCGTCGCACGTCTCGACGGCCCAGGACCGTGGCACCACGGCCGCGATCCTGCGGAACCTGGCCACGGGATACATCGGCTCGATCGAGGGCGGGCAACGGCATCCGTTCCCCGACTGCGCGACCGTCACGCTCTGGGCGGGCTCGTGCGGGGCCGTCACGAACGTGTCCGACGCACTGATGTCGATCGTGCCGGAGGGTGCGCCGATGAGTCGCTGGTTCATCGTCGAGGGAGGCGCGCAGTGGGGCGCGCTGGAGAGCCCCACCTCGGCGCGCTACTACCCCTCGCAGTCGGAGGCCACGTCCGCCGGGCTCCCCGCCTTCGCGTCCACCGTCAGCGGCCCGCGGGCCGCCGGGATCAGCGCCATCGCCACGACCGGGCTGGTCAAGTCCTCCTCGTCGGCCGATGTCTACCTGACCGACGGCAGCAGCCGGTGGATCCTCGACGGCATGACGACGTACCGCCAGCTCGTCTCGGCCTACGGTTCGGTGCGCACGGTGTCGGCCGGAGACCTCGCGGCGCTTCCGGCGCGGGGCACGACCGGGGCCATCCTGCGCAACGCGACCACGGGCTACATCGCCCTCGTCCAGGACGGCCAGCTGCATCCGTTCCCCGACTGCGCGACGGCCGCGCTGTGGATGGGGAGCTGCGGGGCCGCGACGAACGTCTCGTCCGTGCTCATGTCGTCGCTCGCGGTCGGCGCGCCGATGTCAGCGTGGTTCCGGGTCGACGGCGCGACCACGGTGGGCCGTCTGACGACGCCCTCGCGCGCCGTGGTCTACCCCAACGCGGGCGCGGCCCCGGGCATCCCGGCCTGGGTCGCCTCCCTGTCGCCGGCCAGGTACGCGACGCTCGGACGCTGA
- a CDS encoding Maf family protein, with translation MKIVLASQSPARLATLHAAGIKPDVVVSGVDESQISSRDPANLASALAQLKCRAVAADRPDDLVIGCDSVLAFEGEILGKPGDAATATARWRRMRGRSGVLHTGHCLRLRGEEVVEASSTIVHFADLTDDEIAAYVATGEPLHVAGAFTIDGYGAAFVRGIEGDPHTVVGISVPLLRELVADLGLRWTDLWSFIHPNE, from the coding sequence GTGAAGATCGTCCTGGCCTCGCAGTCGCCCGCCCGACTCGCGACGCTGCACGCCGCCGGCATCAAGCCCGACGTCGTCGTGTCCGGCGTCGACGAGTCACAGATCTCCTCGCGCGATCCGGCCAACCTCGCCTCCGCCCTCGCCCAGCTCAAGTGTCGGGCCGTCGCCGCCGACCGACCTGACGACCTCGTGATCGGGTGCGACTCCGTGCTCGCGTTCGAGGGCGAGATCCTGGGCAAGCCCGGCGACGCGGCGACCGCGACGGCCCGGTGGCGGCGCATGCGCGGACGCTCGGGCGTCCTGCACACCGGACACTGCCTGCGCCTTCGCGGCGAGGAGGTCGTCGAGGCCTCCTCCACGATCGTGCACTTCGCCGACCTGACCGACGACGAGATCGCGGCCTACGTCGCGACGGGCGAGCCGCTGCACGTGGCCGGCGCCTTCACGATCGACGGCTACGGCGCCGCGTTCGTGCGGGGCATCGAGGGCGATCCGCACACGGTCGTGGGCATCAGCGTGCCCCTGCTGCGCGAGCTCGTGGCCGATCTCGGGCTGCGCTGGACCGACCTGTGGTCGTTCATCCACCCGAACGAGTGA